The following is a genomic window from Nitrososphaerota archaeon.
GTCAGTCCCCCCCACCAGTTTAAGCGAGAGCCTGGCGCCGCTCAGGGCAACAGCTGGAATCACCGCCTGTAGGACCAAGGTTATGCTGGCGGCCGTCCCCGTGTCCAGCTGCATCCTCTCCTGGACGGGTTCCCCCGGGACGAAGCTCACCTCCGGAGACCCTTCTCTCGCCCCCTCCAACCTGCCGGAGAAGGCCCCGGCCAGCACCCTGAGGGAAGTCACGTGCTGCCTCTTGAGGCCAGGGACGTCTCTCCCTGCCCTGATCCTGGCGATTTTGACCGGGACCTTCTTGATAGCGGAGAAGGCGACGGCCGTCCTGAGTATCTGACCTCCCCCTTCTCCCTGGGAACCGTCGACTTCGACGAACTCCACGTCTCCCGGCCCCCCGGCAGCGACGGTTAAGCTCTGGCTCGGCTTTTCTTAAATAGACCAAGCCGGGCCGGCCGAACGAAACCGGAATGCGCGTCGGTGTATTCGTCGGCCGCTTCCAGCCGTTCCACCTCGGTCACCTCGAGGCGGTCAGATACGCCCTGAAAAGGGTAGACTACCTCTATGTCGTGGTCGGGTCTGCCCAGCGAAGCCACGAGAGGAACAATCCGTTCACTGCCGGGGAGAGGATCGCGATGGTCAAAGGCGCCCTGGACGGGAACGGCATCGACCCTTCGAAGTGGATGGCAATCCCAATCCCTGACGCAGACTCGCATTCGCTCTGGGTCGCCACGGTGGTCTCGATGGTCCCCCGGTTCGACGCCGTCTTCACCAACGACGCCCTCACCTTCCTCTTGTTCAAGGAGGAGGGGTTCGACGTCAGTTCCGTCCCCTACCTAGACAGGCAGAAGTACTCGGCCACTAACGTCAGAGACAGAATCCTTGAGCAGAAGGACTGGGAGAGCCTCGTCCCGAAGGAGGTGGCGGAGCTGGTCAAGAAGTTCGGAGGGGTGGAGAGGGTGAGAGCACTTATCCGGAAGGACCTGACGGGTGTCAAGCATGGATAAGCAGAAGCTGATTATGCTGCCGGGGCCCACCAACGTCTCGGAGCGGGTCATGCAGGCGATGCTCAGACCTGTGATAAACCACAGGGGGGACTCGTTCAGGGAGCTCTACAAGGGGGTCCTGGAAAAGACGAGGCAACTCTTCCAGACGCAGGGCGACGTCGTGGTGCTGTCGTCGTCTGGGACCGGCGGGGTCGAAGCAGCAGTCTGGAACCTCATCCGCCCTGGAGACGTCGCGATCGTCCCCGTGTTCGGGGAGTTCAGCAAGAGGCTGGCCGAGACGGTCGAGATGGCGGGGGGTGAAGCGGTGCAGGTGGCATCCGAATTCGGCACGGCCCCGACCCTAGAACAGCTGAAGGCGGCCATGGACAAGGCTGGAAGCTTCAAGGCGATGTTCCTCGTGCACAACGAGACGAGCACGGGGGTGGCGGTCCCGTACGTGGAGGAGGCAACGAAGGCGGCCAGGGAGCACGGAGCCTTCGCGGTGATAGATGCGATTTCGAGCCTGGGAGGATACGCCATCCCGGTGGACCGCTGGGGAGTAGACGTCTGCATCACAGGGAGTCAGAAGTGCGTCGCCGCCCCCCCGGGGCTCGCCCTGCTTTCGGTGAGCAGCAGGGTCAGCGAGTTCCTGGAAAGCTCCCCTTCGAAGACCAGATATTTCGAGATCACAAGATATCTCGAATACGGTAAGAAGGGGGAGACCCCCTTCACGCCCGCCCTCCCGCTCTACTACGCCCTGGACGAGGCCCTCGAGGAACTCATTGAGGAAGGGCTTGAGAAGAGGGTACAGAGGCACGACAGGATGTCGCAATTGATCTATGACGGCATGGCGGGGCTCGGCCTGAGCGCCGTGGCCGAGAGGTCGGTGAGGTCGAAGACGGTGATTGCCTCGTACTACCCGAAGGGGATAGACGACGCGAAGTTCCGGAGGTCCCTGTCTCAGGAGAAGGGGGTCGTGATAGCCGGGGGGTTCGGGCCGTTCGCTGGCAGGGTGTTCAGGGTGGGGTGCATGGGGCAGATAAACGAAGGATACGTCAAGACCACGGTAGAGGCGGTCCGCGACACCCTCGCGGCGTTCGGCGGCTGAAACTCTTTAAACCCAACCTGGAGGCTGGTCGAAGCCGATGCCGCTAGACAAAGGGACGCTGATATTCGCCAACTACACCGCCTACGTGAAGGACACGGGCGAGGGGATCGAATCCACCGTCGAGTCGGAGGCGAAGCGCCTCAAGATATACGAAGAGTCGAGGAAATACGAGCCCAGGCTCGAGGCAGTAGGCGAGGGGTGGCTCATATCCGGCCTGGACTCGGAGGTCGCGAAGCTGTCGGTGGGGGACAAGAAGCAGATAGAGCTCGCCCCTGAGAAGGCTTTCGGCAACAGGGACCCGACTCAGCTCCGGATGGTCCCGCTCCGCAAGTTCGGCGAGAGAGAGCACGACCTCGCAGTCGGGGATTCGGTCGAGATCGACAACAGGGTAGGCATAGTCAGGTTCATCGGATCGGGGCGAGCGCAGGTAGACTTCAACCACCGGCTGGCCGGGAAGTCGATAATCTACGACTTCGAAGTGCTCCGGAAGGTGGAGACGGACGACGACAAGGTGAGGGCGCTGATCGACAGGAGGCTCGCCGCCGACGGAGGGACCCCCGGCTTCCAGCTTGCCGACGGCAAGGTGACGGTGACGATACCCGAGGGGCTGTTCCTGGTTGAAGGGCTGCAGATCATCAAACGAGGCATTGCGAACGACGTGTTCAAGTTCGTCCCGACGGTCGCCGCACTTAGCTTCGTGGAGAGGTTCAACAACGAGAAGGCCAAACAGACGGAACCTCCCAAGGAGGCAAAGCCTGCAGAACCCCCGACGGAGGAGAAGCCGACGGCACCTGAGAAGCCCCGGAGGAAGAAGGCCGGAGCCGCTGCAAAGGCGCCTTAGATAACCCCTGTAGCCTTCGCCAGCGCGGCCGCGCGCTTCTCGTCGAGCTTCTTCGTCGAGAGTATGGTGAACCTATCCGGACGGATTGAGCTTGCTTTCACCAGAGACCGGATTATGTCAGCGTCGCTGACTCCTATCGCCGAGGCGTCGACGGGCGCCCCGACGTTTCTCAGCGCCGACCTCACCCTCCTCCAGTCGAGCCCGTGGAGCTTGGCCATCATTATGGTCCCGATGCCGCACTTTTCTCCGTGAAGCCCCGAAGTAGGGGCCAGGATGTCGAGGTAGTGGCTGAAGAGGTGCTCCGAACCTGAGCAGGGGCGGGAGCTACCTGCTATCCCTGCCGCCACTCCCGTGCTTATCAGCGCCTCCACCAGTTCCCTGACGCTCTCGGTCCCGAACTTCCCAATCATCCGGGACCGGTCGAGAACAACGCCGGCGCTCATCAGCGCCAGGCTAGCGGAATACCCGCCGTAGTACTCACCCGTGACCTTCTGCGACAGCTGCCAGTCCTTCACTGCGGTCAGCTTCGACACAAGATCCCCACACCCCGAGGCAAGCAGCCGCCTGGGAGCCGACGCTATCACCCCGATGTCTGCGAGAATCCCCACCGGCGGCTTAGCCATTACGGAGTACGGCCTGTCCAACCCCTTCAGCGAGGCGAAGGGGCTCGAGATCCCGTCGTGGGAGGCGCTGGTTGGGACCGAATAGAACGACACCCCCAGCCTGAACGCCGCGAGCTTCCCGACGTCGACGCTCTTCCCTCCTCCCACCCCGATGATGCAAGCCGACATGGACGCCGCGCGCTCGACCTTCCGGACGTTGCCCAGGTCCGCAGCCGTGACCTCCACCCAGAGGGGGCTCCCACCGAGGGCCGAGTCTATGGAGCCCTTCACCTTGGAGGCGACGTTGGACCCGGACGCGACGACGACCTTCTTCTTCCGGGCCTCGTCTCCGACGAACTCGCCGAGGCGTCCCAGGACCCCCTCGCCGATGAGGACCCTGTTAGGGAGTTCCATGAGGTGATAGCCAGGCTCCACGTTCAGGGACGCCAACGGCCGTGGTTTAAGGCCGCTTCTCATGGGTCCCCGGTCTCCCGCCGGTTTGTCGCACCCGCGACGGTTAAATAGGAGCCTCTTGTTTAGAATAATGAAGAGCTAATGATTGGAAGCATAACCGACTGGGGCATCCTTGCCGTCGTGGTCATCGTTCTCTTCGGGGGCGCGAAGAAGATCCCTGAACTGGCGCGCTCCATGGGCAGAGCGATGGGCGAATTCAGGAAGGGACAGGCCGAGCTGGAGAAGGAAGTGGCAGAGCTGCGGACCTCGACCGACTTTACAGGTGCGGTCAAAAGCACGCCCCAGCAGCCGGTGAAGGAAGTAGCTCCACAGGCGCACCAGCCAATCAACGAAGACAGAGAGTACTCGCGCAGGCGCATATCGCAGCTCGAGGAAGAGCTGAAAGAGCTCAAAGAGAAGGCCGGCG
Proteins encoded in this region:
- a CDS encoding nicotinamide-nucleotide adenylyltransferase, which codes for MRVGVFVGRFQPFHLGHLEAVRYALKRVDYLYVVVGSAQRSHERNNPFTAGERIAMVKGALDGNGIDPSKWMAIPIPDADSHSLWVATVVSMVPRFDAVFTNDALTFLLFKEEGFDVSSVPYLDRQKYSATNVRDRILEQKDWESLVPKEVAELVKKFGGVERVRALIRKDLTGVKHG
- a CDS encoding alanine--glyoxylate aminotransferase family protein; translated protein: MDKQKLIMLPGPTNVSERVMQAMLRPVINHRGDSFRELYKGVLEKTRQLFQTQGDVVVLSSSGTGGVEAAVWNLIRPGDVAIVPVFGEFSKRLAETVEMAGGEAVQVASEFGTAPTLEQLKAAMDKAGSFKAMFLVHNETSTGVAVPYVEEATKAAREHGAFAVIDAISSLGGYAIPVDRWGVDVCITGSQKCVAAPPGLALLSVSSRVSEFLESSPSKTRYFEITRYLEYGKKGETPFTPALPLYYALDEALEELIEEGLEKRVQRHDRMSQLIYDGMAGLGLSAVAERSVRSKTVIASYYPKGIDDAKFRRSLSQEKGVVIAGGFGPFAGRVFRVGCMGQINEGYVKTTVEAVRDTLAAFGG
- a CDS encoding FKBP-type peptidyl-prolyl cis-trans isomerase → MPLDKGTLIFANYTAYVKDTGEGIESTVESEAKRLKIYEESRKYEPRLEAVGEGWLISGLDSEVAKLSVGDKKQIELAPEKAFGNRDPTQLRMVPLRKFGEREHDLAVGDSVEIDNRVGIVRFIGSGRAQVDFNHRLAGKSIIYDFEVLRKVETDDDKVRALIDRRLAADGGTPGFQLADGKVTVTIPEGLFLVEGLQIIKRGIANDVFKFVPTVAALSFVERFNNEKAKQTEPPKEAKPAEPPTEEKPTAPEKPRRKKAGAAAKAP
- a CDS encoding iron-containing alcohol dehydrogenase; the encoded protein is MRSGLKPRPLASLNVEPGYHLMELPNRVLIGEGVLGRLGEFVGDEARKKKVVVASGSNVASKVKGSIDSALGGSPLWVEVTAADLGNVRKVERAASMSACIIGVGGGKSVDVGKLAAFRLGVSFYSVPTSASHDGISSPFASLKGLDRPYSVMAKPPVGILADIGVIASAPRRLLASGCGDLVSKLTAVKDWQLSQKVTGEYYGGYSASLALMSAGVVLDRSRMIGKFGTESVRELVEALISTGVAAGIAGSSRPCSGSEHLFSHYLDILAPTSGLHGEKCGIGTIMMAKLHGLDWRRVRSALRNVGAPVDASAIGVSDADIIRSLVKASSIRPDRFTILSTKKLDEKRAAALAKATGVI
- a CDS encoding twin-arginine translocase TatA/TatE family subunit yields the protein MIGSITDWGILAVVVIVLFGGAKKIPELARSMGRAMGEFRKGQAELEKEVAELRTSTDFTGAVKSTPQQPVKEVAPQAHQPINEDREYSRRRISQLEEELKELKEKAGA